A genomic stretch from Flavobacterium sp. KS-LB2 includes:
- a CDS encoding START-like domain-containing protein, producing MNQKVRYEIEFPINSSPQLLYQYISTPSGLSEWFADNVNSRGEFFTFIWNDSQEKARLASKKTGEKVKFKWVDENSKDTEYFFELHILVDELTKDVSLMVVDFAEKDEVDEATLLWENQISDLKHLIGSV from the coding sequence ATGAATCAAAAAGTACGTTACGAAATCGAGTTTCCTATAAATTCTTCGCCTCAATTATTGTATCAATACATATCGACTCCTTCAGGTTTGTCTGAATGGTTTGCGGATAATGTAAATTCTCGTGGTGAGTTTTTTACTTTCATTTGGAATGATTCACAAGAAAAAGCTAGACTTGCTTCAAAAAAAACTGGAGAGAAAGTAAAATTTAAATGGGTCGATGAGAATAGTAAAGACACAGAGTACTTTTTTGAATTACACATTTTAGTAGATGAGCTTACTAAGGATGTATCTTTAATGGTAGTTGATTTTGCTGAGAAAGACGAAGTTGATGAGGCTACATTATTGTGGGAAAATCAAATCTCAGACCTTAAACATCTAATTGGTTCTGTATAG
- a CDS encoding aminotransferase class IV, translating to MINFNGTIVSEDANILTQNRAFLYGDAVFETVKIINNKILFLEDHYFRLMSSMRVVRMEIPMNFTMEYLEEQILLLVAKNQMATSSRARITVYRNDGGYYLPQTNTVSFLIHAVALENALYSIEKKHYEVDLYKDFYITKQLLSSIKTTNKIINITGSIFAHENGLDNCLLLNDSKNVVEALQGNIFMLSGNKLITPPVSEGCLNGVMRKQILSLAKKIENLEVIEEVISPFDLQKADELFITNVIKGIQPITQYRKKAFSTNLSVDLLAKLNDMISIT from the coding sequence ATGATTAATTTTAATGGGACTATTGTATCTGAGGATGCTAACATTTTGACGCAAAACCGAGCTTTTCTATATGGTGATGCTGTTTTTGAAACGGTTAAAATAATAAACAATAAAATCCTTTTTCTTGAGGATCATTATTTTAGATTAATGTCTTCAATGCGAGTGGTGCGAATGGAAATTCCTATGAATTTTACCATGGAATATTTAGAAGAACAAATACTTTTATTAGTAGCTAAAAATCAAATGGCTACTTCTTCCCGTGCCCGAATTACTGTTTATAGAAATGATGGAGGCTATTATTTGCCACAAACCAATACTGTGTCTTTTCTAATTCATGCTGTTGCGCTTGAGAATGCGCTGTACTCAATAGAAAAAAAGCATTATGAAGTTGATTTGTACAAAGACTTTTATATTACTAAACAACTCCTTTCGTCTATTAAAACAACTAATAAAATCATAAACATTACAGGAAGTATTTTTGCCCATGAAAATGGTTTGGACAATTGTTTGTTGTTGAATGATAGTAAAAATGTTGTTGAAGCATTGCAAGGGAATATCTTCATGCTGTCAGGAAATAAATTAATTACACCGCCTGTTTCTGAAGGATGTTTGAATGGTGTAATGCGAAAACAAATTTTAAGTTTGGCAAAAAAAATAGAAAATTTGGAAGTTATAGAAGAAGTAATTTCGCCATTTGATCTTCAAAAAGCAGATGAATTATTTATTACAAATGTCATAAAAGGAATTCAACCCATAACACAATACCGAAAAAAAGCATTCAGCACGAATTTATCTGTTGATCTGTTAGCAAAGCTAAATGATATGATCAGTATTACTTAA
- a CDS encoding YqgE/AlgH family protein codes for MITDKLKKGYLLIAEPTIIGDLSFNRSVILLADYNAEGSVGFIINKPLKYTIHDLIPDIDARFKIYNGGPVEQDNLYFIHNIPELIPNSIEISNGIYWGGDFESTKELINKGAINNDNIRFFLGYTGWDENQLENEMESHSWIITANSYENKIIGKSATHFWKEQIMELGGEYMIWSNAPENPYLN; via the coding sequence ATGATTACAGATAAACTAAAGAAAGGATATTTGCTTATAGCAGAGCCTACGATAATTGGGGATCTATCATTCAACAGATCGGTAATTTTATTAGCTGATTACAATGCCGAAGGATCAGTTGGTTTTATCATTAACAAACCCTTGAAGTACACTATTCATGACCTAATCCCGGATATAGATGCGCGATTTAAGATTTACAATGGCGGTCCGGTAGAGCAAGACAACCTCTATTTTATTCATAACATTCCAGAATTGATTCCCAATAGTATCGAAATTTCCAATGGAATCTACTGGGGAGGTGATTTTGAGTCGACAAAAGAACTCATCAACAAAGGAGCAATCAATAACGACAACATCCGATTCTTTCTAGGCTATACCGGTTGGGATGAAAACCAATTAGAAAATGAAATGGAAAGCCACTCTTGGATAATTACCGCTAATAGCTACGAAAATAAAATAATCGGAAAATCAGCAACTCACTTCTGGAAAGAACAAATTATGGAATTAGGTGGAGAATATATGATTTGGTCCAACGCCCCAGAAAACCCATATTTAAATTAA
- a CDS encoding HU family DNA-binding protein, producing MNKSELIDAIAADAGITKAAAKLALESFLGNVGGTLKKGGRVSLVGFGSWSVSARAARDGRNPQTGKTIQIAAKNVVKFKAGAELEGAVN from the coding sequence ATGAACAAATCAGAATTAATCGATGCTATCGCTGCTGATGCAGGAATTACTAAAGCTGCTGCAAAATTGGCTTTAGAGTCGTTTTTAGGTAATGTAGGCGGAACTTTGAAAAAAGGTGGAAGAGTATCTTTAGTAGGTTTCGGATCATGGTCAGTTTCTGCTAGAGCTGCTAGAGACGGTAGAAATCCTCAAACAGGAAAAACCATTCAAATCGCTGCTAAAAATGTAGTAAAATTTAAAGCAGGTGCAGAATTAGAAGGTGCGGTAAACTAA
- the fmt gene encoding methionyl-tRNA formyltransferase, translating to MEKLRIVFMGTPEFAVGILDTILKNNYKVVGVITAADKPAGRGQKLKYSAVKEYALANNLTLLQPVNLKDETFLSELKSLNANLQIVVAFRMLPKVVWEMPALGTFNLHASLLPNYRGAAPINWAIINGETKTGVTTFFIDDKIDTGAMILSAETPIDETENAGQLHDRLMDLGSKTVVDTLQIIEKGNLSTIIQKDTADIKTAYKLNKENCKIDWTKSALEINNLIRGLSPYPAAWCFIQDKNEEWNVKIYEAKIVLEAHDYSIGSLICTKKEIKIAVENGFIQILSLQFPGKKKMNTHELLNGITFSAEAKAH from the coding sequence ATGGAAAAATTACGAATAGTTTTTATGGGAACGCCCGAATTTGCAGTGGGAATATTAGATACCATACTCAAAAATAACTACAAAGTTGTGGGTGTCATTACTGCCGCAGACAAACCTGCCGGTCGTGGACAAAAATTAAAATATTCAGCAGTAAAAGAATATGCGCTGGCTAATAATCTTACTTTATTACAGCCAGTAAATCTTAAAGATGAAACTTTTTTATCGGAATTGAAATCGTTGAATGCTAATTTACAAATCGTAGTTGCCTTTAGAATGTTACCAAAAGTAGTTTGGGAAATGCCTGCGTTAGGCACATTCAATCTTCACGCCTCTCTCCTGCCGAATTATCGCGGAGCAGCGCCTATCAATTGGGCAATCATAAATGGAGAGACAAAAACGGGTGTGACTACTTTTTTTATTGATGACAAAATTGATACTGGTGCAATGATTTTAAGTGCTGAAACACCTATCGATGAAACTGAAAATGCAGGTCAACTTCATGATCGATTGATGGATCTGGGAAGCAAGACCGTTGTTGATACTTTACAAATAATTGAAAAAGGGAATCTATCCACAATTATTCAAAAAGACACTGCCGATATTAAAACAGCATACAAACTTAATAAAGAGAATTGTAAAATAGATTGGACAAAATCAGCTTTAGAAATCAACAATCTAATTCGAGGTTTGAGTCCATATCCAGCAGCTTGGTGCTTCATTCAAGACAAAAATGAAGAATGGAATGTAAAAATATACGAAGCTAAAATTGTTTTAGAAGCGCATGATTATAGCATTGGAAGTCTAATTTGTACCAAAAAAGAAATAAAGATTGCAGTAGAAAATGGATTTATTCAAATACTAAGTTTGCAGTTTCCAGGCAAAAAGAAGATGAATACACACGAATTACTTAATGGAATTACATTTTCGGCTGAAGCGAAAGCTCACTAA
- a CDS encoding RecQ family ATP-dependent DNA helicase: MPEALAILQKYWKHDKFRSLQKEIIDSVLSGQDTFALMPTGGGKSICFQIPAMMNEGICLVISPLVALMKDQVANLQKRNIKAIALTGGIRSEEMIDLLDNCQFGNYKFLYLSPERLQSDWILDRIKSLPINLITIDEAHCVSQWGHDFRPAYLKISALKKHFPKIPFLALTATATPKVKEDIITELGLQNVHVFEKSFARENIAYMVFEVEDKLFRIEQILKKNPESSIIYVRNRKSCLDISAQLNALGFKATYYHGGLSSKEKDKNMQLWMTDEAQVIVATNAFGMGIDKANVKTVIHIQLPENLENYYQEAGRAGRNGEKAFAVLLSSPSDSIQAESQFINILPDKKFLNLMYVKLCNYFQIAYGEGINEQFTFNLHHFCLKYGFPTLKTYNAMQFLDRQGILNLSQEFSEKISLQFLISSKEVIRYMSLNPNDEEIILAILRTYPGIYEMQTAFNLQLIAKKSNHKETEIQAVLHKLKEKEIIEYHSKNNDSTLIFNEVREDERTISRVSKYLENQNQLKKEQLQSVLNYIAEKKVCKNKLILNYFGEKTDVDCGICSFCITKKNKKKDSTSLSEAIISLLQSEDLNSRDIQTKTKKNPDEVIFALQNLLENNTILVKPNNKYTLKS, from the coding sequence ATGCCAGAAGCGTTAGCTATTCTTCAAAAATATTGGAAACACGACAAATTTAGGTCGCTACAAAAAGAAATTATCGATTCCGTTTTAAGCGGTCAAGATACTTTTGCTTTGATGCCTACTGGCGGAGGAAAATCAATATGTTTCCAAATTCCGGCCATGATGAACGAGGGAATTTGTCTGGTAATTTCGCCATTGGTAGCATTAATGAAAGATCAAGTGGCTAATTTGCAAAAGCGAAACATCAAAGCCATTGCATTAACTGGCGGTATCCGATCCGAGGAAATGATTGATTTGCTGGACAATTGCCAATTCGGTAATTATAAATTCCTCTATTTATCCCCGGAACGCTTACAATCTGATTGGATTTTGGACCGAATAAAAAGCCTTCCCATAAACTTAATTACCATTGATGAAGCGCATTGCGTATCACAATGGGGACACGATTTCCGACCTGCTTATTTGAAGATTTCGGCATTAAAAAAACATTTTCCAAAAATACCTTTCCTTGCATTAACGGCTACTGCAACTCCAAAAGTCAAAGAAGATATCATCACTGAACTGGGATTGCAAAATGTACACGTTTTTGAGAAATCATTTGCAAGAGAAAATATAGCCTACATGGTTTTTGAAGTAGAAGACAAACTTTTCAGAATAGAACAAATCCTGAAGAAAAATCCAGAATCATCTATCATTTATGTTCGCAACAGAAAATCCTGTCTGGACATTTCGGCACAACTGAATGCATTAGGATTTAAAGCAACCTACTATCATGGCGGACTTTCGTCCAAAGAAAAAGATAAAAACATGCAGTTGTGGATGACTGACGAGGCACAAGTTATTGTGGCCACCAACGCTTTCGGGATGGGTATTGACAAGGCGAATGTAAAAACTGTTATTCACATTCAACTACCAGAAAATTTAGAAAATTATTACCAAGAAGCAGGACGTGCCGGACGAAATGGTGAAAAAGCATTTGCTGTTTTATTATCAAGCCCTTCAGATAGTATCCAGGCTGAAAGTCAATTTATAAATATTCTTCCTGACAAAAAATTTCTGAATCTCATGTATGTTAAGCTCTGTAACTATTTCCAAATTGCTTACGGAGAGGGAATCAACGAGCAGTTTACCTTCAATTTGCATCATTTTTGTTTGAAATATGGCTTCCCAACATTAAAGACCTACAACGCCATGCAATTCCTGGATCGACAAGGCATTCTCAATTTGTCCCAAGAGTTTTCAGAAAAAATCTCGCTGCAATTTCTTATTTCGTCCAAAGAAGTGATTCGATACATGAGTTTGAATCCAAATGATGAGGAAATTATTTTAGCAATATTGCGCACGTATCCGGGAATTTATGAAATGCAAACTGCGTTCAATTTGCAATTAATTGCCAAAAAATCAAATCATAAGGAAACTGAAATTCAAGCAGTCTTGCACAAATTAAAAGAAAAAGAGATCATAGAATACCATTCGAAAAATAATGATTCTACGCTGATTTTCAATGAAGTTCGGGAAGATGAAAGAACCATCAGTCGCGTTTCAAAATACTTAGAAAATCAAAATCAATTAAAAAAAGAACAACTCCAGTCCGTTCTGAATTATATTGCCGAAAAAAAGGTTTGCAAGAACAAGCTAATCTTGAATTATTTTGGAGAAAAAACGGATGTTGATTGTGGAATTTGTTCCTTTTGCATTACCAAGAAAAACAAGAAAAAAGACAGTACGTCACTTTCTGAAGCAATCATTAGTTTATTACAATCCGAAGATTTAAATTCGAGAGACATACAAACCAAAACTAAAAAAAATCCAGACGAAGTCATCTTCGCACTTCAGAATTTATTAGAAAATAACACAATTTTGGTTAAACCAAATAATAAATATACTTTAAAATCATAA
- a CDS encoding ATP-binding protein: MQKEIIVIIGGPGTGKTTIIDGLIAKGHCCYPEISREVTLEAKKQGIEQLFLEKPLLFSELLLEGRKKQFHNASNEPHEVVFIDRGIPDVLAYMHYIGDSYPASFDLACREHTYSKIFILPPWEEIYISDHERYENFEQAKLIYNHLTETYQSYGYELIEVPKDTLDNRILFILEEISK, encoded by the coding sequence GTGCAGAAAGAAATTATAGTTATCATTGGCGGTCCAGGAACAGGTAAAACAACTATCATTGATGGATTGATAGCCAAAGGACATTGTTGTTATCCCGAAATTTCACGGGAAGTAACTTTAGAAGCAAAAAAACAAGGAATCGAACAACTATTCCTAGAAAAACCATTGTTATTCAGTGAATTACTCCTTGAAGGAAGAAAAAAACAGTTTCATAATGCTTCCAATGAGCCACATGAAGTCGTTTTTATTGACCGCGGAATTCCAGATGTTTTGGCTTACATGCATTACATTGGCGATAGCTATCCAGCCTCTTTTGACCTTGCTTGTCGCGAACATACCTACTCAAAAATCTTCATTCTTCCGCCTTGGGAAGAAATTTATATTAGCGATCACGAACGTTATGAAAACTTTGAACAAGCCAAACTGATCTACAATCACCTTACAGAAACGTATCAAAGTTACGGTTATGAACTCATAGAAGTCCCTAAAGACACTCTTGATAACAGAATTCTTTTTATCTTAGAGGAAATTTCTAAATAA
- a CDS encoding DUF493 family protein, whose product MDKNTQEFYDRLKVELDLSNSWPAEYLFKFIVPTEDDNIERVQLAFDCMGAVIKTTKSKTGKFTSISVDVTMKDSQEIVDKYLEVSTIKGIISL is encoded by the coding sequence ATGGATAAGAACACTCAAGAATTTTATGATAGATTAAAAGTAGAGTTGGACCTGAGTAATTCTTGGCCAGCAGAATACTTATTTAAATTTATTGTGCCTACAGAGGATGATAATATCGAACGCGTTCAATTGGCTTTTGATTGTATGGGAGCGGTTATAAAAACAACAAAATCTAAGACGGGTAAGTTTACCAGTATATCTGTTGATGTGACCATGAAAGATTCACAAGAAATAGTAGATAAATACCTAGAAGTTTCTACAATTAAGGGAATTATTTCTCTATAG
- a CDS encoding DUF4290 domain-containing protein produces MNSKYIKENSNDVVHHLEYNAERSHLIIPEYGRHLQKLIDQATKIEDDIERNKAAKYIIQVMGSLNPHLRDVPDFQHKLWDQIFIMSDFKLVADSPYPIPSREVLQLKPDVLSYPQNFPKYRYYGNNIKYMIDVANKWEEGEMKSALVKVIANHMKKSYLSWNKDTVKDDVIFEHLYELSGGKLNLLQSTEELLNTTDLLRTNKRVSNKIAPTGSPKIQSNKNTKTGKPNPIHKNQNRKPL; encoded by the coding sequence ATGAATTCAAAATATATTAAAGAAAACTCAAACGATGTGGTACATCATTTGGAATATAATGCGGAGCGATCCCATTTGATTATTCCAGAATATGGACGTCATTTGCAAAAATTAATTGATCAAGCAACTAAAATTGAAGATGATATAGAACGCAACAAAGCGGCAAAATATATTATTCAGGTTATGGGAAGTTTGAATCCACATTTGCGTGATGTTCCTGATTTTCAGCACAAGTTGTGGGATCAGATTTTTATCATGTCTGATTTTAAATTAGTAGCTGATTCTCCCTATCCAATTCCATCCCGTGAGGTATTACAATTGAAACCGGATGTGTTAAGTTATCCTCAGAATTTTCCAAAATACAGGTATTATGGCAACAACATAAAATACATGATTGATGTAGCCAATAAATGGGAAGAGGGTGAAATGAAAAGTGCTTTAGTGAAAGTGATTGCTAATCACATGAAGAAATCCTATTTGAGTTGGAACAAAGACACCGTGAAAGATGATGTTATTTTCGAACATTTGTATGAGTTGTCAGGTGGTAAATTGAATTTACTTCAAAGTACCGAAGAACTTCTTAATACCACAGATTTATTGCGAACAAATAAACGTGTTTCTAATAAAATTGCCCCTACAGGTTCACCAAAAATTCAAAGTAATAAGAACACAAAGACTGGGAAACCAAATCCGATTCACAAAAATCAAAATAGAAAACCACTTTAG
- the murA gene encoding UDP-N-acetylglucosamine 1-carboxyvinyltransferase — MGIFKIEGGISLKGEITPQGAKNEALQILCAVLLTPEKVIINNIPDIIDINKLITLLGNLGVKIQKTAPGSYTFQADEVNVQYLETEAFKKEGGSLRGSIMIVGPLLARFGKGYIPKPGGDKIGRRRLDTHFEGFINLGAKFRYNREDHFYGVEAPKGLKGADMLLDEASVTGTANIVMAAVLAKGRTTVYNAACEPYLQQLCKMLNSMGANITGVGSNLLTIEGVESLGGCEHRILPDMIEIGSWIGLAAMTKSEITIKDVSWDNLGVIPNTFRKLGITLERKGDDIYIPAHVDGYEVKTDIDGSILTIADAPWPGFTPDLLSIVLVVATQARGDVLIHQKMFESRLFFVDKLIDMGAKIMLCDPHRAVVMGHDFKSQLKATTMSSPDIRAGISLLIAALSAKGTSTIQNIEQIDRGYERIDERLRAIGANIVRA, encoded by the coding sequence ATGGGAATTTTTAAAATAGAAGGCGGCATCAGTCTTAAAGGAGAAATCACGCCACAAGGGGCCAAAAATGAAGCACTGCAGATTTTATGTGCTGTTCTTTTAACTCCAGAAAAAGTTATCATTAATAATATTCCTGATATTATTGACATCAATAAACTAATTACGCTTTTAGGAAACTTAGGTGTTAAAATCCAAAAAACGGCACCTGGATCGTATACTTTTCAAGCTGATGAAGTAAATGTTCAGTATCTAGAAACCGAAGCATTCAAGAAAGAAGGTGGTTCTCTTCGTGGATCTATTATGATTGTTGGACCACTTTTGGCACGATTTGGAAAAGGATATATTCCAAAACCAGGTGGTGATAAAATAGGACGTAGAAGATTGGATACGCATTTTGAAGGTTTCATTAATTTAGGTGCAAAATTCCGTTACAATAGAGAAGATCATTTTTATGGTGTAGAAGCGCCAAAAGGATTGAAAGGAGCTGATATGTTACTTGACGAAGCATCAGTAACTGGAACTGCTAATATAGTTATGGCCGCAGTTTTGGCCAAAGGAAGAACAACAGTTTATAATGCTGCTTGCGAACCTTACTTGCAACAATTGTGTAAGATGTTAAACTCCATGGGGGCTAATATTACAGGTGTTGGGTCGAATTTATTGACTATTGAAGGTGTTGAAAGTCTTGGAGGTTGTGAGCATAGAATTCTTCCTGATATGATTGAAATTGGGAGTTGGATTGGTCTTGCTGCAATGACAAAATCTGAAATTACAATTAAGGATGTAAGTTGGGATAACCTTGGCGTTATACCTAATACATTCAGAAAACTTGGTATTACACTGGAACGCAAAGGTGACGATATCTACATTCCTGCTCACGTAGATGGATATGAAGTAAAAACGGATATTGACGGTTCTATTTTGACAATTGCTGATGCTCCTTGGCCAGGATTTACTCCGGATTTATTGAGTATTGTTCTTGTAGTTGCCACTCAAGCAAGAGGCGATGTATTGATTCATCAAAAAATGTTTGAAAGCAGATTGTTCTTTGTGGATAAATTAATTGACATGGGAGCAAAAATTATGTTGTGTGATCCACACCGTGCCGTTGTGATGGGGCACGATTTTAAATCACAATTGAAAGCAACAACAATGTCTTCACCAGATATTCGTGCGGGAATCTCATTATTGATTGCTGCGCTTTCGGCAAAAGGGACTAGTACTATTCAGAATATTGAACAAATTGATAGAGGATACGAGCGCATAGACGAACGATTGAGAGCTATTGGAGCCAATATTGTACGCGCATAA
- a CDS encoding cation diffusion facilitator family transporter, with protein sequence MSTEQTAIKATYFSIIGNSSLAIIKGLAGFFGNSYALIADAIESTTDIFASFLVLFGIKYSNKPADKNHPYGHGRAEPLITFLVVGFLITSATIIAYESIINIQTPHHLPKPWTLIVLGAIIIWKEYSFRLVMKRSIETNSSSLRADAWHHRSDAITSVAAFIGISIALILGNGYESADDWAALFASGFILYNSYLIFRPALGEIMDEHLYDDLIEQIRIVSLQVDGIIDTEKCFIRKAGMQYHVDLHAIVDSNITVKDGHDLAHKLKDTLREEIPELGHVLIHVEPN encoded by the coding sequence ATGTCAACGGAACAAACAGCGATAAAGGCCACTTATTTTAGTATTATCGGAAATTCATCTTTGGCCATTATTAAAGGGCTGGCAGGTTTTTTTGGAAATTCATATGCTTTAATAGCTGATGCAATAGAATCTACCACTGATATTTTTGCTTCATTTTTAGTGTTATTTGGAATCAAATATTCTAATAAGCCGGCAGATAAAAATCATCCGTATGGACATGGAAGGGCAGAACCTCTAATTACCTTTTTGGTTGTAGGTTTCTTAATTACTTCTGCTACTATTATTGCTTATGAAAGTATCATCAACATTCAAACACCACATCACCTGCCAAAACCATGGACATTAATCGTTCTTGGGGCAATAATTATTTGGAAAGAATATTCCTTTCGATTAGTGATGAAAAGAAGTATTGAAACTAATAGTTCGTCGCTAAGAGCAGATGCGTGGCACCATCGCAGTGATGCCATAACTTCTGTAGCAGCATTTATTGGGATTTCAATTGCTTTAATTTTAGGAAATGGTTATGAGTCTGCTGATGATTGGGCAGCACTCTTTGCTTCGGGATTTATACTTTATAACAGTTATCTTATTTTTAGACCTGCTTTGGGCGAAATAATGGATGAACATTTATATGATGATTTGATAGAACAAATTAGAATAGTTTCTCTTCAAGTAGACGGAATCATAGATACCGAAAAGTGTTTTATTCGAAAAGCAGGAATGCAATATCATGTAGATTTACATGCCATTGTGGATTCGAATATTACAGTAAAAGATGGGCATGACTTAGCACACAAACTGAAAGATACCTTGAGAGAGGAAATCCCGGAATTAGGTCACGTCTTGATTCATGTGGAACCAAATTAA